Proteins encoded in a region of the Anopheles aquasalis chromosome 2, idAnoAquaMG_Q_19, whole genome shotgun sequence genome:
- the LOC126571263 gene encoding putative serine protease 29 has protein sequence MSTHDARSRRFRGPTTVLWCSVTLILAILLPVRSATNSGTVSCGIRKAQNGTIYPGVAIEPGEWPWHTLIYYWSGSRLDPPSRICEGALLSDRFVLAAAHCLSVVRGARPGTVGHGELLPAHQLVVHVGAVSVQQDNEHSHRFQVRNVTVEDESDLALIELLVVPPEPKLIDELALEWGDGSGIPSEELLPTDNRWKSMPVCLVNALDLTTLYGAEMYILNQSQRNRLGGYEPVRLVLDEFLLCSGSTLAMKARSINSTTISFTIKDLNLPSNDRGTALYFKHRGTWALLGFTVSRANHQWTPGSVCLPTDIITFDILYPALHWVMDALDYGDSANS, from the exons ATGTCCACACACGACGCACGGTCGCGTCGATTTCGTGGACCAACGACGGTGCTGTGGTGCTCGGTGACCCTAATACTGGCGATCCTTCTTCCCGTGCGTAGTGCAACCAACAGTGGCACAGTTTCCTGTGGTATCCGGAAGGCGCAGAATGGAACGATCTATCCGGGTGTGGCGATCGAACCGGGCGAGTGGCCCTGGCATACGCTCATCTACTATTGGTCCGGTTCGCGGCTCGATCCACCGTCCCGGATCTGCGAAGGTGCACTGCTCAGTGATCGGTTCGTGTTGGCCGCTGCCCACTGTCTCAGTGTAGTCCGTGGTGCCCGACCGGGGACCGTTGGACACGGTGAACTGCTGCCTGCCCATCAACTCGTCGTACACGTCGGTGCCGTGTCGGTCCAGCAGGATAACGAACACTCGCACCGGTTCCAGGTGCGCAACGTAACGGTCGAGGATGAGTCGGATCTGGCGTTGATCGAACTGCTCGTTgtaccaccggaaccgaagcTTATCGATGAGCTGGCGCTGGAGTGGGGCGATGGTAGTGGGATCCCTTCGGAGGAGCTACTTCCGACGGACAATCGGTGGAAATCGATGCCGGTCTGTCTGGTGAATGCACTCGATCTGACCACCCTGTACGGTGCCGAGATGTACATTCTTAATCAAAGCCAACGGAACCGCCTCGGAGGGTACGAACCGGTACGGTTAGTGTTGGATGAGTTTTTGCTCTGCTCCGGCTCGACACTCGCCATGAAAGCGCGTTCCATCAACAGCACTACGATCTCGTTCACCATCAAAG ATCTCAACCTTCCGAGCAATGACCGTGGTACGGCACTCTACTTCAAGCACCGGGGCACCTGGGCGTTGCTCGGGTTTACCGTGTCCCGGGCGAACCACCAGTGGACACCCGGTTCCGTCTGTCTGCCGACCGACATCATTACCTTCGACATCCTCTATCCGGCCCTCCACTGGGTAATGGACGCGCTGGACTATGGGGACAGTGCCAACAGTTAG